The Paraburkholderia sp. SOS3 genome includes a region encoding these proteins:
- a CDS encoding type VI secretion system tube protein Hcp, which translates to MADIFLKIVGIAGESQDALHRGEIEIDSWRWKMSQPSSMMSGSGGVVARVVIDLSAKALLLR; encoded by the coding sequence ATGGCGGATATTTTTCTAAAGATCGTTGGCATCGCCGGCGAATCGCAGGACGCTCTACATCGGGGCGAAATTGAAATCGATAGCTGGCGCTGGAAAATGTCGCAGCCGTCTTCGATGATGTCTGGATCAGGAGGCGTCGTGGCGCGCGTCGTTATCGACTTGAGCGCTAAAGCGCTCCTTCTCCGTTGA
- a CDS encoding lysozyme inhibitor LprI family protein: MRRIELWLLSCGVASCPLALAQSVYSGPFDYRQFQPSARYFAGHTVKDIDSFCSAGVHASTTDLEECSHRTFEQADAALAKQLTIVIATFTKADVAARSSQQPASLPYLTQSQTAWVSYRDNTCYAFAYANGPASARYLNFWECMTTATQTRTKELIQLLDG, from the coding sequence ATGCGACGCATTGAACTCTGGCTCCTTTCCTGCGGCGTTGCATCGTGCCCGTTAGCACTCGCGCAGTCTGTTTATTCCGGCCCATTCGATTACCGCCAATTCCAGCCATCGGCGCGTTATTTCGCGGGACACACAGTGAAAGACATTGATAGCTTTTGCTCTGCAGGCGTACATGCTTCAACGACCGATCTCGAAGAATGTTCACACAGGACGTTCGAGCAGGCCGATGCCGCGTTAGCCAAACAGTTGACTATTGTCATTGCCACATTCACCAAGGCCGACGTAGCAGCCAGAAGCAGCCAGCAGCCCGCCTCGCTGCCATATCTAACCCAATCGCAGACCGCATGGGTCAGTTATCGGGACAATACCTGTTATGCCTTCGCCTACGCCAATGGTCCCGCATCCGCGCGCTACCTGAATTTTTGGGAATGCATGACAACCGCGACGCAAACGCGAACGAAAGAGCTGATTCAACTTCTGGATGGCTAA
- a CDS encoding lysozyme, protein MQVYKDNKGYPTVGLGHLVTAADSLGVGDTISLKRAQELLIISLSEIETRFNRDIWLPLYQFEYDALVSVAFNCGAFRGSNALIAQINSGEHGKMFDFLLSYRIGNNAKLKRRRFQEARLFETGIYDATH, encoded by the coding sequence TTGCAGGTCTACAAAGACAACAAGGGCTATCCGACCGTTGGCCTAGGACATCTCGTAACAGCCGCCGACAGTCTTGGTGTCGGCGACACAATCTCTTTAAAACGGGCACAAGAATTATTGATCATAAGTCTCTCCGAAATCGAAACGCGATTTAATCGTGATATCTGGCTACCGCTCTATCAGTTCGAATATGACGCATTAGTTAGTGTCGCGTTCAATTGCGGCGCCTTTAGAGGATCAAACGCACTGATTGCGCAGATCAATAGCGGCGAACACGGAAAAATGTTCGACTTCTTGCTCTCGTACCGCATCGGCAACAACGCAAAGTTGAAACGACGGCGTTTTCAGGAAGCACGCTTATTCGAAACGGGGATTTACGATGCGACGCATTGA